A segment of the Bifidobacteriaceae bacterium genome:
TCGCGGACAGCCGCAACCGCCGTCGGCTCGGCCGCCCCCAGTTTCTTGAACAGCTTCCCGGTGGACACGGATCGCAGCGCCCTCGCGACCACGACCGAGTCGGCCTCAAGGTCGTTGGCGGCCGTGGCGGCGATGGCGGGTCGGGAGAGTGTGGGCGCCATGGTCGCGGAGATGGGTGCCACGACCACAAGGTCATACGGAGATCCGCTGTGCTGGCCGTGCGCGGACAGAATCAGCGCGGGACGCGTCTTGGTCGGCTCGCCGGCGCGCCCGGCCCCGAACGCGGTCAGCCAGATCTCGCCCAGTCTTGGTTCCGCGGGGCCGGGCTGCGCAGCCGGGTCACTCGACGGCATCGTCCAAAGTCCCCACCCACAGCTTGTACTCCTCGGCTGCGGGGGGTGCGAGCGCGCCGTCCGCCGCCTCCTGGCGGGCCGTGACGCGGAGACTTCGCAGGTGCGCCGCGCCTTGTTGGGAAGGTCCAGGCCACCCCGGTCGGGCGGTGCTGGCGACGGGGGCGCGGGGGACGGGCAAGACGGTTCTGCTGAACGCGCTCGAAGACGTGGCGCGGGAAGTCGGTTGGGTGATCGTGTCTGAAACGGCACGGCGTGGGCTGGTCAGGGAATTGGTGGCGACCACCCTGCCTGCGCTGGCGTCGCGCCAGGGCGTGACGGGCGAGTCGAACCGCGCGACCGCCGTGGCGGCCAGCGCGATGGGCTTCGGCGGCCCGGTCAGCCGCCAGCTCAACGGGCCCGCACCCGTCGAACCGTCTCTCCGGTCTCAGCTGACCGAACTCGCCTCGGCGTTGTCCCGGCGCGGGAGCGGGGTCTTCCTCACCCTTGACGAGGTCCACCGGGCGGAGCGGCAAGACGTGGCCGAGTTCTTCCAAGCCATTCAGCACGCCTTTCGGGAGGGCTTGCCGGTGGCGGTCGCGGCCGCCGACCTGCCCGCCGCGGTCAACGCCATATTGCACGATGACGTGCTCGCCTTTCTGCGCCGCGCCCGCCTTTGGAAACTCGGCCGGGTTCCAGACGCGCTGGTGGCGAGCGCCCCTGGCGAGCCGATTGCCTTGGCTGGGCGATCCATCTCGCGCGAGGCGCTGGACTTGGCCGTGCGCGCGGTCCGGGGCTATCCGTTCCTTATCCAAGTGGTCGGCTGCGAACTGTGGGCAGAAGCCCCGGCAGCGTTCAGATTGACCTGGCGCGGGTCAAGTCCGCCTTGCCGCGGGCGGTCGAATTCGCGAACCAATTGGTCCACGAACCCACTCTGGCCGACCTGTCGGCCGGTGACCGCGCCTTCTTGCGGGCGATGGCCGAGTTGGGGGATTCCGATGTGCCGGTGGCGCAAATCGGCGCCCGGGCGGGGCTCGGTTTCGTGCTACCGCGCCCGCCTGACCGCGGCCGAGGCGGTGGAACCCTCAGGGCGCGGCCGGCTGAGCTTCACCCTGCCGCTGCTCGGGGAAATATCTCCGATCCCCGGGGGCGCGTTGAAAAACGACGGCGATCGCGGCGGGGGATCAGAAGCCGCGCGGCGAATTGGACAGCAGTTCCCAGCCGTATAGGTACATGACGCCTTCTTGGACATATGAGTAGGTTAGGTAAAATCCGAAGTATGGCGGTTCGGTCCGTCCCGGATAACCTTCGGGAACCGTGAAATTGAAACCCCGCCCTTCCCAGTTCCGGTAGTCCGGGTTGTAGGAGAGGACGTCGCAACTGATGACCCGGTCGTCGGCTCCGTCTGGCACGATTTCCGGAAATATCTCGCAATCGATCACCGCATAGTCCTTTCCGTCGACCTGGGCGATCCGTCCGATGCAGCCAGCCTTGTCCGGAGCGACCGGAGCCGGGCTCGGTTCGGCGGTGGACGGACCGGGTGCGGTAGTCGAGCCGCCGCTCGAGCAACCGGTGGGAAGCAGAACCGCCAGGGCGAAGGCCAGGACGAGGGCGTGACGCCTTGGGGGGAAACGGGTCAGAGGCATGAGTGGCAACTCTACCAACGGGCTCGAGCCGGTGCGCGGGTCAGCCCCAGCCGAGTTCGTGGATGCGGTCTTCTTCGATTCCGAAGTAGTGGGCCACCTCGTGGATGACGGTTGTGGCGACCTCGTCGGCCACGTCCTCCTTGGTCTCGCTGATCGCCAAGGTGGGAAGCCGGAAGATGGTGATGCGGTCCGGCAATTCGCCGATGCCGCCGTCGCCGTACCGTTCGGTCAGCGGGGTCCCGTCGTAAAGGCCCAGGAGGTCTTGGGGTTGGTCCGGCGGGGGGTGATCCTCGACCAAGACCACGACGTTCTTGATCAGCGCGGCGAACTCCTCGGGGATTGCGTCAAGGGCCTCGCCGACGCATTCCTCGAACTCTTCAGGCGTCATCTCCACCATCAGTGGATCATCCCACGCTTGACCGCGCCGGACGGCACTGGCGGCTTCGGGCGCGCGGGGCGAGCCTCACGTCTGGGTGTCAGGGGCGGACCCTAGACTGCTAGGCGTGTCAGTCAAGGCTCCCGAATACTCTGCGCACCACCTGCAAGTCCTCGAAGGGCTGGAGGCGGTGCGCAAACGGCCCGGCATGTACATCGGGTCCACCGACGCGCGCGGCTTGATGCACTGCGCGTGGGAAATCATCGACAACTCGGTTGACGAGGCGCTGGCCGGCTTCTGCGACGCGATCGACGTGACGCTGTTCCCGGACGGGTCGGTCGAGGTGCAGGACAACGGCCGGGGCATCCCCGTGGACATCGAGCCGAAGACAGGGCTGAGCGGCGTGGAGGTGGTGTTCACCAAGCTGCACTCGGGCGCGAAGTTCGGCGGGGCCGGGTCGGGGTATGGCGCCGCCGGCGGCCTGCACGGCGTGGGCGCGTCGGTGGTCAACGCGCTGTCCGCCCGGTTGGACGCGGAGGTCGCGCGCGGCGGGAAGCTGCACGTCATGCGTTTCCACCGGGGTGAGCCCGGTGTGTACGATGACGCTCGCGGACTCGGCCCGGACGTTCCGTTCACGCCGTTCACCGACGCCTCCCTGTTGGAGGTGGGCGGGCGCGTCCGCAAAGGGGTCACCGGCACCAGGGTGCGCTTTTGGCCTGACCCGCAGATTTTCCCCGAACCCGGGGCTTTCTCGCTGGAGGCGCTGGGCGACCGCGCCCGGCAGACGTCCTTCCTGGTGCCCGGGCTCAAGCTGACGGTGCGGGACTGGCGGGGCGCGGAGCCGGTCGAGGAGGTCTTCCAGCACGCGGGCGGCTTGACCGATTACGTCGAGTATCTGGCCCCCGACCAGCCCATCCAGTCGGTTTGGCGGATCAAAGGGGAGGACACGTTTGTTGAGACGGTCCAGGCGCTGGATGAGGATGGACACCTGCGGCCCACCGAAGTCGAGCGCACCTGCGAGGTCGAGGTCGCTCTGCGCTGGGGGACGGGCTACGACCCGACCGTCAAATCGTTCGTCAACATCATCGCCACGCCGAAAGGCGGGACCCACCTGCAAGGGTTCGAACAAGGCCTGCTCAAGGCGATCCGGGCGCAGGTGGAGGCCAATTCGCGGCGGCTCAAGACCGGCGGGAAGACCGGCGGGGCCGAGCGGGTGGAGAAAGACGACGTGCTGGCCGGCTTGACGGCCGTGCTCGCGGTCCGCCTCGCCGAACCCCAATTCGAGGGCCAGACCAAGGAGGTTTTGGGTACGGGGCCGGTGCGCGGCATCGTCGCCAAAATAGTCGCCAAAGGCCTGACGAAACGGCTGACCTCGACCAAACGGGACGAGAAGGCGGAGTCCTTCCTGGCGCTGGAGAAGATCGTCGCGGAAATGCGGGCGCGGGTGGCGGCGCGGACCCACAAGGAGATCTCGCGGCGGAAGAACGCGCTGGAGACCTCCTCGCTGCCGGCCAAGCTGGCGGACTGCCGCAGTTCGGACGTGGAGCGGTCGGAACTGTTCATTGTGGAGGGGGACTCGGCGCTCGGCACCGCCAAACTGGCGCGGCAATCCGACTTCCAGGCGCTGCTGCCCATCCGGGGCAAGATCCTGAACACGCAAAAGGCCTCCATCACGGACATGCTGAAGAACGCCGAATGCGCGGCGATCATCCAGGTGATCGGGGCGGGCTCCGGGCGCACCTTCGACCTGGAGCAATCCCGCTACGGCAAGGTGATCCTGATGACGGACGCGGACGTGGACGGCGCGCACATCCGGACCTTGCTGTTGACGCTGTTCTTCAGGTACATGCGGCCCCTGGTCGAGGCGGGGCGGGTGTTCGCGGCCGTGCCGCCGCTCCACCGGGTGCTGGTCTCAGGCGGACGGGGCTCCTCCGGCGGCCCCGAGGCGGTCTACACCTACTCGGAACGGGAACTGAACGCGCTGCTGGCGAAACTGGAACGACAGGGGCGCAAGTACTCCCAGCCCGTACAGCGCTACAAGGGCCTGGGGGAGATGGACGCC
Coding sequences within it:
- a CDS encoding ATP-binding protein, producing the protein MLATGARGTGKTVLLNALEDVAREVGWVIVSETARRGLVRELVATTLPALASRQGVTGESNRATAVAASAMGFGGPVSRQLNGPAPVEPSLRSQLTELASALSRRGSGVFLTLDEVHRAERQDVAEFFQAIQHAFREGLPVAVAAADLPAAVNAILHDDVLAFLRRARLWKLGRVPDALVASAPGEPIALAGRSISREALDLAVRAVRGYPFLIQVVGCELWAEAPAAFRLTWRGSSPPCRGRSNSRTNWSTNPLWPTCRPVTAPSCGRWPSWGIPMCRWRKSAPGRGSVSCYRARLTAAEAVEPSGRGRLSFTLPLLGEISPIPGGALKNDGDRGGGSEAARRIGQQFPAV
- a CDS encoding type II toxin-antitoxin system PemK/MazF family toxin, with translation MPSSDPAAQPGPAEPRLGEIWLTAFGAGRAGEPTKTRPALILSAHGQHSGSPYDLVVVAPISATMAPTLSRPAIAATAANDLEADSVVVARALRSVSTGKLFKKLGAAEPTAVAAVR
- a CDS encoding metallopeptidase family protein yields the protein MVEMTPEEFEECVGEALDAIPEEFAALIKNVVVLVEDHPPPDQPQDLLGLYDGTPLTERYGDGGIGELPDRITIFRLPTLAISETKEDVADEVATTVIHEVAHYFGIEEDRIHELGWG
- a CDS encoding type IIA DNA topoisomerase subunit B translates to MSVKAPEYSAHHLQVLEGLEAVRKRPGMYIGSTDARGLMHCAWEIIDNSVDEALAGFCDAIDVTLFPDGSVEVQDNGRGIPVDIEPKTGLSGVEVVFTKLHSGAKFGGAGSGYGAAGGLHGVGASVVNALSARLDAEVARGGKLHVMRFHRGEPGVYDDARGLGPDVPFTPFTDASLLEVGGRVRKGVTGTRVRFWPDPQIFPEPGAFSLEALGDRARQTSFLVPGLKLTVRDWRGAEPVEEVFQHAGGLTDYVEYLAPDQPIQSVWRIKGEDTFVETVQALDEDGHLRPTEVERTCEVEVALRWGTGYDPTVKSFVNIIATPKGGTHLQGFEQGLLKAIRAQVEANSRRLKTGGKTGGAERVEKDDVLAGLTAVLAVRLAEPQFEGQTKEVLGTGPVRGIVAKIVAKGLTKRLTSTKRDEKAESFLALEKIVAEMRARVAARTHKEISRRKNALETSSLPAKLADCRSSDVERSELFIVEGDSALGTAKLARQSDFQALLPIRGKILNTQKASITDMLKNAECAAIIQVIGAGSGRTFDLEQSRYGKVILMTDADVDGAHIRTLLLTLFFRYMRPLVEAGRVFAAVPPLHRVLVSGGRGSSGGPEAVYTYSERELNALLAKLERQGRKYSQPVQRYKGLGEMDADQLAQTTMDPRGRTLRRVTMTDAAAAEQTFELLMGTEVGPRRDFLIEGAAGLDRELIDA